TGGCATGGAGCCACCAACAATCCAGAGCCCCAGTGAGCGCGCCTGCTGTGCCAGGAAGGAGCGAATCTGTGGGTCTGCTCCCGCCTCCCGTCGACCACAATCCGGCATCTGGCGGGTTGCCAGGATCGCGAAATTCTCTGGCAGTACCGCCACCGACGCACCCTGCGCCGCCGCCTCAGCCAGCAGACGTCGGGCTTCATCAAGGTTGGCGTCGATGTCGTGGGTACTGACCATCTGGATGGCCGCAACCCGATTGGCGACAGTTTCAGTCATGACAGCCTCCTTCATTAGCCACCGGTATCGAATACCCGCTGCAGGTCCACTTCCGGCGCATCCCAGGTACCCGTAACGCTGTAGGTTGCGCTGGTCAGTCTGCTCAGAGGATCGCCCAGAATCTTGTCGAGTACAAACAGGGCACCGCCAATGGGCGCGCCCGCCCCCATCAGCAGGGCCGCCAAGGGCAAGTTCTGGGTGAGCGGCAGCACAACCACCAGTCGCATATCCAGCTCTTCACTGGCCATGTCTGTGCTGCCGCTGAGTTTGAAGGCACCCGACGGCCCCACAACCTGCAGTTCCGGATCCATGGTCATGAGGCCGTTGATGATCTGCGCCTTGCCCGATATCGCGTCGAACGCGACGCCGCGCTCGTACAGATCCGAGAAATCAAGCTTCAGGCGCCGCCAGAGAGTATCCGAGTTAAGGAGGTTGAACACCCGGAACAGCTGGGCGGTGTTGTTGCTCTCGAGGATAACCCCCTGGTCCAGTCGCAGGCTGACTGACCCGCTGAGGTCCGGTACAGAAATCTGGTCGGGTCGCCCTGGCCAGTCGAGATCCAGCTCTATGGTGGTGGACTCGTTATTCACCGGGATCTCGGCGTCCAGCAGGTCGTTCAGATCGGCCAGCGCACCACCGGAAATCGATCCGGAGAAGCGGCTGGTTTCCCTGTCTCCGATGATGCTCCAGGTCATATCCCCCAGCAGCGTCAGGGAGTTGAGACGACCCTCGATGTCGCTGACCTTCAGGCGGTAGGGCTCGGGGCGAAGGCTGAAGGCCCACTGCCCCAGGGATTCCTCATCCATTTGCAGATTAGCGATGGTAACGTTGATATCTGGCCAGTTCCCCATGTCCAGCTTGCGGAAAGCTCGCAGCTGTTCTTCCAGCGTCAGAACCTCCCGGGGCTCCTGGCCTGTGTTGTTGCCTCGAATCAGCCTCAGCATTTCAAAATCTGCGATCACAGGCTCTTCGCTGTCGGGGAAAACCAGCCGCCCACGGGCCCTTGGCGATCGCGTGGTCACCACCCAGCGGTCGCCCAGATCAAGAGCATTGATCTCGATGTCCCGCAGGATTTCCGCACCCAGGTGCAGGCGATCCAGGCCCAGGTCGAATCCGGAATCGGTCCGGAGCAGATCAAACGTCATGCGGTTTTCCCAATCCCCGGTAATGCCGATACCACCTTGCGCCGTGGGGTTGATGGTGGCCTGCAAAGGCGCCACCTCCTCGGGCTGTTTAGACAGGGGTTCCGGCCAGTCCACAGCCAGCCCTTCCAGACTGGAGCGCACGCGGATCCCCGAACTGGATTCAACCCCCACCTCCAATTCAGCGGTGTAAGGCAAAGTTCCCTTCAGGCCAAAGCCGGTATCGCCGGAAAGGCCGGCTCGCTCGAGTACCCCGGGCATCTGCAGAACACCCGATTGGCGGATGGTCAGGGCATCGCCGCTGCGGGCGCGGCTGAAGGCGATAGCAACCGGTTCTCCGAAGAAAGTGGCATTCAGGGGGCCCCCGGTAAAACCACGTTCGCTGTGGTAGCCGAGCCTGCCACGGATATTCCTCCACGACAGGCCAGCGGAGGCATAGGTGACCGCACCGCTGGACGCCGCAATTCGGGCATCCACCACAGGAGGCGTGTCGGTATTCAACGGCAGATCAATGCCCAGATCCAGCGCGTACTGGCCGGCGAAGTCGAGTTTTCTTACCTCGGTACCGGCCATCTCGCCCAGCGGGCTCTGTCTGAGCCAGAAATCCACGGCTTCCCCGGGCACCGAGGCCGACGCATCAACCCGGATGCGTGTCTGTCCGCGCTCGGGGACAACCCGAACCTTGCTTGGCTTGAGGGTAAGGCCGCCGGTGGACCCCGTATCAAGCTCAACCAGCGTGTCGCCATTGTGGACTCGGACCTGTCCGCTGGCCCCAGTGACTTCCGGCCAATCCTCCTGGTAGCGTACCGAGGCCTGTTCAAACCGGAACACCATGGACGACACGAACGACCCCGGTGGCGCGTCTGACCCGATCTGTCCGTGACCGTAATAGGTGCCTGAGGTGATATCCGCCGCTGAAATGGCGGTGGTCAGCCAATCGTAGAGTCCGGGACTGACTATCCGGTTGGGTACAAAGTCCGCCAGCATCTCTGCCTGGCCATTCTCTACTCCGATCCTGAGCCCAAGGTTGTCCTCACCCTGGCGGTCCATCCTCAGTTCGAACGCACCATCCAGGCGGGTGTCCTCGTTGTACAGCATGCGGATACCGTCTGAGAACACGCGGGTAATGTCACCATCCAGCGACCAGCCGACCTCGCCCTCGAAGGTCTGAAACGACCAGGGGCCCTGGAACAGCTGGGGAAACACCAGGGAGACTGGCTCCGCACCGGCAGCCACCCGGACCCGGCCACTGTCCCGATCCATCGCCAGATCGCCCTGTAACCCGTCAACTCCAGGCGCGCCTCCGTAGGCCCTCACCCGCACATCCCGCAGATGTCCCGAGAGCCGGAAACTGGCGGGCGCCTGATCGGGCAGGTATAGCTCAAGGTCGTCGAGGAAGCCGCCGGGGCGGTAGTTTCTGAGCGCCCTGGTGGCGGCGTCTGGGAGGATCGGCAGGGCGGCCACCAGACGGCGGGTCGGCGCCAGGGGAAAGGCGTCAGCGATGACGGTTATACCGCCATCGGAGGGTGCCAGCCGAAGGCTGAAAGGGGTCACCTCGTCACCGTCCCAACGCCACTGTAATTGCTTGAGATGCCACTCGCCCGGAACGAGGCCCGAATCCTCGACCGGCGCCTGATCGGTCAAGGCGTTGTCATGGCGACGCCAGCCAAACTGCGCCCGGATATCCTCCAGCGGGGCCAGGGACTGCTGACCCACGCCCAGCTGAAGATAAGGCGTCTGGACCGAGCCGGTCACCTGCTGCAACCGTCCGCCCCGGAACGTCAGCCAGGCTTCGCCACCCAGATCAAACCCCTCCACCCGCAAGGACCGCCATTGGTACTCGTCGACGAGGCCATCGAACAGCCGGCCGGAGGCGACATCCAGATAGATCTGGCCGGTAAAACCGCCCCTGAAAAAATGCTGCCCCACCAGAGCAAAGCTGGCGAGCTGCTGCGTGGTTCCAGATTGCAGGGCCCGACCGGACGCGTGGAACAGCCCTCGCCGGTAATCCAGGTCCAGCTGGGGAATATCCAGGTGTCGCAGGTTGCCCTGGTTATCGCGGATGCCAAGGCTGACGCGGGTAATCTTCACATAGGGGTCGGATAGCCAGTTGCCGGCCAGCTCCAGCCACTCCTGCAACTGATTACTGACAGGCTCCGGGAACTCGGCACCGCGCACCGCCACTTCACCGGAGCGCTCCTGGTTAATCGTCAGCTCTAGCCCGTCGGCCTCGAAATCCTCGAAGACAATTCGCATGCGCATGAGCGAGGCCAACGCATCAAAGCGGATGTTCAGATACTGCAGGTTGGCCACCGGAATGCCGGTGTCTGGATGACTGACACGCAGATCTGTCGCGGTGAATGCGGGGTCCAGCCAGTACCAGCGGGAGGAAATGGCGCCAATACTGACTTCATGGCCCAACTGGCGGGAGAGTTCCAGGGCCAGGTCGTCCCGGAACTGGTCAATGTTCTGGGTCAGTTGGCGGCCCAGCCCGGCATAGAGGGCAAGCAGTACCAACAGGAACAACAGCAACCACCAGACCAGGCTCGCCAGGCGTGCCAACAGGCGCACCGGCGGACTCTCCGGAAGATTATCCGAATAGGACGGCTGTTGATCGGCGGAGGACATCGATGCGCCTCAACCTCACCTGGCCAGCCGGTGAGGTGCCCCGGAGTCAGAGCAGGACCACATCGTACTGCTCCTGACTGTAAAATGGCTCAACCTGGAACCGAATGGTCTTGCTGATAAAAGTCTCCAGGTCCGCGACGTTGTCCGATTCCTCGTCCAGCAGTCGATCCACCACACTCTGGGAAGCCATTACCAGGTAGCTTTCGGCATCATAGGCGCGGTTGACCCGGAGGATCTCCCGGAAAATCTCGTAGCAGACGGTCTCCGTGGTCTTGAGGAAGCCCCGGCCATCGCAGACCGGGCACGGCTCGCACAGTACCTGACCCAGGCTCTCAGTGGTCCGCTTGCGGGTCATTTCCACCAGGCCGAGTTCGGAAACGCCGGTAATCTTGGTCTTGGCGTGATCCCGCTCCAGCATTTTCTCCAGCATGCGGTGCACCTGGCGCTGGTGCTCCGAGTCTTCCATGTCGATGAAGTCGATGATGATGATACCGCCGAGGTTTCTCAGACGAAGCTGTCGGCTGATGGCCCTGGCTGCTTCCAGGTTGGTCTTGAAGATCGTTTCCTCAAGATTGCGGTGGCCCACGAATGCGCCGGTATTGATATCAATCGTGGTCATGGCCTCGGTCTGGTCGATGATGACATAACCGCCGGATTTGAGCTGTACCTTGCGACTCAGGGCTTTCTGGATCTCGTCTTCCACCGAGTACAGATCAAAAATCGGGCGCTCGCCCGGGTAGTATTCGACCTTGTCGGCGAATTCGGTGACAAACTCCTGGACGAACTCCATCACCCGCTGGTGGCTCTCACGGCTGTCGATCCGGATCTTCTCGGTCTGGGGCCGAATCAGGTCGCGAATGGTGCGGATAAACAGAGGCAAGTCCTGGTACACCACCGAGGGTGCCTGGACCCTGGCGATGCGTTCCTTGATTGAGACGCTCAGCCGGTGCAGGTACTTCATGTCACCAATGAGGTCCTCTGGTGAGGCAGCCTCCGCCGCAGTGCGGATGATGTAACCGCCCTGAACCTCGGGATCCTCTGCCGCAGCCTCTTCAACCAGGGTCTTGAGTCGGACCCGCTCGTTTTCATCCTCGATACGCTGGGAAATGCCCACGTGACTGACCCCTGGCATGAAGACCAGGTACCGGGACGGTATCGACAGCTGGGTGGTCAGGCGCGCGCCCTTGGTGCCGATGGGATCCTTGGTAACCTGAACGACCAGGGACTGACCCTCGCGCAGCAGGGTACGAATATCGGGTACGGTTTTCGGGGCATCGGAAGGCTCATCGCCATTGGACTGGCTCGGAACCACGTCGGAGGCGTGTATGAACGCCGCCCGCTCCAGACCAATATCGACGAACGCCGCTTCCATCCCGGGAAGCACACGTACCACCTTGCCTTTGTAGATATTCCCGACAATCCCCTTGCGGCTGGTACGCTCAATGTAGGCTTCCTGAAGCATACCGTTTTCCACCAGCGCCACTCGGGTTTCCACAGGGGTGACGTTTATCAGGATCTCTTCACTCATGAGCCAGGACTCTCCAGACTGCTCGGCCAGTTTTTCCATACCGGGTAACCGGCGTGTTCCAGCAAGGCGGCTGTTTCCTGCAGAGGCAGGCCAACCACGGAGCTGTAGCTACCCCGGAGTTCA
The nucleotide sequence above comes from Marinobacter gudaonensis. Encoded proteins:
- a CDS encoding YhdP family phospholipid transporter, with the protein product MSSADQQPSYSDNLPESPPVRLLARLASLVWWLLLFLLVLLALYAGLGRQLTQNIDQFRDDLALELSRQLGHEVSIGAISSRWYWLDPAFTATDLRVSHPDTGIPVANLQYLNIRFDALASLMRMRIVFEDFEADGLELTINQERSGEVAVRGAEFPEPVSNQLQEWLELAGNWLSDPYVKITRVSLGIRDNQGNLRHLDIPQLDLDYRRGLFHASGRALQSGTTQQLASFALVGQHFFRGGFTGQIYLDVASGRLFDGLVDEYQWRSLRVEGFDLGGEAWLTFRGGRLQQVTGSVQTPYLQLGVGQQSLAPLEDIRAQFGWRRHDNALTDQAPVEDSGLVPGEWHLKQLQWRWDGDEVTPFSLRLAPSDGGITVIADAFPLAPTRRLVAALPILPDAATRALRNYRPGGFLDDLELYLPDQAPASFRLSGHLRDVRVRAYGGAPGVDGLQGDLAMDRDSGRVRVAAGAEPVSLVFPQLFQGPWSFQTFEGEVGWSLDGDITRVFSDGIRMLYNEDTRLDGAFELRMDRQGEDNLGLRIGVENGQAEMLADFVPNRIVSPGLYDWLTTAISAADITSGTYYGHGQIGSDAPPGSFVSSMVFRFEQASVRYQEDWPEVTGASGQVRVHNGDTLVELDTGSTGGLTLKPSKVRVVPERGQTRIRVDASASVPGEAVDFWLRQSPLGEMAGTEVRKLDFAGQYALDLGIDLPLNTDTPPVVDARIAASSGAVTYASAGLSWRNIRGRLGYHSERGFTGGPLNATFFGEPVAIAFSRARSGDALTIRQSGVLQMPGVLERAGLSGDTGFGLKGTLPYTAELEVGVESSSGIRVRSSLEGLAVDWPEPLSKQPEEVAPLQATINPTAQGGIGITGDWENRMTFDLLRTDSGFDLGLDRLHLGAEILRDIEINALDLGDRWVVTTRSPRARGRLVFPDSEEPVIADFEMLRLIRGNNTGQEPREVLTLEEQLRAFRKLDMGNWPDINVTIANLQMDEESLGQWAFSLRPEPYRLKVSDIEGRLNSLTLLGDMTWSIIGDRETSRFSGSISGGALADLNDLLDAEIPVNNESTTIELDLDWPGRPDQISVPDLSGSVSLRLDQGVILESNNTAQLFRVFNLLNSDTLWRRLKLDFSDLYERGVAFDAISGKAQIINGLMTMDPELQVVGPSGAFKLSGSTDMASEELDMRLVVVLPLTQNLPLAALLMGAGAPIGGALFVLDKILGDPLSRLTSATYSVTGTWDAPEVDLQRVFDTGG
- the rng gene encoding ribonuclease G — encoded protein: MSEEILINVTPVETRVALVENGMLQEAYIERTSRKGIVGNIYKGKVVRVLPGMEAAFVDIGLERAAFIHASDVVPSQSNGDEPSDAPKTVPDIRTLLREGQSLVVQVTKDPIGTKGARLTTQLSIPSRYLVFMPGVSHVGISQRIEDENERVRLKTLVEEAAAEDPEVQGGYIIRTAAEAASPEDLIGDMKYLHRLSVSIKERIARVQAPSVVYQDLPLFIRTIRDLIRPQTEKIRIDSRESHQRVMEFVQEFVTEFADKVEYYPGERPIFDLYSVEDEIQKALSRKVQLKSGGYVIIDQTEAMTTIDINTGAFVGHRNLEETIFKTNLEAARAISRQLRLRNLGGIIIIDFIDMEDSEHQRQVHRMLEKMLERDHAKTKITGVSELGLVEMTRKRTTESLGQVLCEPCPVCDGRGFLKTTETVCYEIFREILRVNRAYDAESYLVMASQSVVDRLLDEESDNVADLETFISKTIRFQVEPFYSQEQYDVVLL